In a single window of the Rhineura floridana isolate rRhiFlo1 chromosome 3, rRhiFlo1.hap2, whole genome shotgun sequence genome:
- the GPR142 gene encoding probable G-protein coupled receptor 142 — protein MNMTNAAWANNARDPDGKERSPCVAGTGALIYYCILLCMGLPVNILTAIALTRLAARTQKSSYWYLLALTASDILTQVFVVFAGFIMQAAILAREVPGALAHTINVLQFTANHASIWMTVLLTVDRYIALCHPLQYRTVSYPECTQKIIGAMFAVSLATGIPFYWWLDVWHDAYPPTTMDKVLKWLHCFIIYFIPCSIFLVTNSVIIHKLRRSGRPHRRLSKTTAILLAITTIFIVLWAPRTFVMIYHLCVASVNQGWQAHLALDVANMVAMLNTSLNFFLYCFVSKTFRQTVWDLMVSFRLPCTQSPRKNGPSDPALRSLGALDGTSV, from the exons ATGAACATGACCAATGCAGCATGGGCAAACAATGCTAGGGACCCAGATGGAAAGGAAAGATCACCTTGTGTTGCTGGCACCGGTGCCCTCATCTATTATTGCATCCTGTTGTGCATGGGTCTGCCAG TTAACATTTTGACTGCTATTGCACTGACCCGCCTGGCTGCCCGCACCCAGAAATCTTCCTACTGGTACCTCCTTGCCCTCACGGCATCTGACATCCTGACTCAGGTCTTTGTCGTCTTTGCAGGCTTCATCATGCAGGCAGCCATCTTGGCCCGTGAGGTTCCAGGTGCCCTTGCCCACACCATCAATGTGCTGCAATTCACAGCCAATCATGCCTCCATCTGGATGACTGTCCTGCTGACGGTGGACCGTTATATAGCCCTCTGCCACCCACTGCAGTACAGGACTGTCTCTTACCCTGAGTGCACCCAGAAGATCATTGGTGCTATGTTTGCAGTATCATTGGCCACTGGGATCCCCTTCTACTGGTGGCTAGATGTTTGGCATGATGCCTACCCACCCACGACCATGGACAAGGTTCTGAAGTGGCTTCACTGCTTCATCATCTACTTCATTCCCTGCAGTATCTTCCTGGTGACAAATTCTGTGATCATCCACAAACTCAGGCGCTCAGGCAGGCCCCACCGGCGTCTCAGCAAAACCACAGCAATTCTGTTGGCCATCACCACCATCTTCATTGTCCTGTGGGCTCCACGGACATTTGTCATGATCTACCACCTCTGTGTGGCCTCGGTCAATCAGGGCTGGCAAGCTCACCTAGCCCTAGATGTTGCCAACATGGTAGCCATGCTCAACACCTCCCTCAACTTCTTCCTTTACTGTTTTGTCAGCAAGACCTTCCGCCAAACTGTCTGGGACCTGATGGTGTCTTTCAGGCTCCCATGCACCCAATCGCCAAGGAAGAATGGCCCCTCAGATCCAGCCCTGAGATCACTGGGGGCCTTGGATGGGACTTCAGTCTAG